A window of the Candidatus Cloacimonadota bacterium genome harbors these coding sequences:
- the nifJ gene encoding pyruvate:ferredoxin (flavodoxin) oxidoreductase, protein MEKTYKAIDGNTAATHVAYAFSEVAAIYPITPSSPMGELADAWAAQGRKNIFGQTLDVIEMQAEAGAAGAVHGCLSAGAMTTTFTASQGLMLMLPNMHKIAGEMLPTVFHVSARSLACQSLSIFGDHSDVMSARNTGFALVAAGSIQETMDLAVVSHLATLKSKVPFLNFFDGFRTSNEIQKVEMIPYETMAELLEMQYVKDFRERAMNPEKPMMKVGAQNPDVYFQGRETVNKFYAVTPEIVQEYMDKFAKKIGRQYKLFDYIGAPDAEKIIIAMGSGTETIEETVNYLTQQGEKVGAVKVRLYRPFSAKALISAIPKTVKKIAVLDRTKEPGSLGEPLYLDVAVALSGKDIKIIGGRYGLSSKEFTSTMVKGVYDHLDGKCTHNFTVGIEDDVTGTSVSIGEEIDAEPKGVIRCKFWGYGSDGTVGANKNSIKIIGDNTDMYAQGYFQYDSKKSGGVTISHLRFGKEKIQSQYLLNNVDFVALHKSSYIGRYDILGGITESGTFLLNSNWKADEVFENLTEDMQKVIIEKKVKVYNIDALKIAQEVGLGARINTVMQAAFFKISGVLPEDEALKLIKDAIEKTFLKKGEEIVKMNWAAVDRASDALEEVPVPSNLIGIKSAPIPKLIPDDADEFAKNVIDPVMHFKGDTIPVSKMPYDGQVPTGTTRLEKRGVAPFVPKWNPEKCIQCNQCSLVCTHAAIRPKQIDPKDLENAPETFITVKSKTRNDRNLQYRLQVYVEDCVSCDSCVEVCPVKGAIEMVPIEEARTAGETENAVFFDNLPDNVLDGVKRESVKGSQFLMPYFEFSGACGGCGETPYVKLATQLFGNRMIIANATGCSSIYGGTFPTMPYCKDKQGKGPTWANSLFEDNAEYGFGMRLAVNANRKQLLNNIDELLELGTTSELTQALKKSKELWNSVDEEAKEAAKSVKKALPEALAKASESTKPIIEKIIELQDYIVEKSVWSIGGDGWAYDIGYGGLDHVLACNKNVNVLVLDTEVYSNTGGQASKATPTGSVAKFAAAGKRTKKKDLGMMAMTYGYVYVAGVAMGASPNQCLKAFLEAEAYPGPSLIIAYSPCIAHGIDMGKTQAEEKLAVDSGYWILYRYNPLLAKEGKNPLILDSKKPKLEYQAFLDNEIRYRTLTQQFPEIAKKLFKQAAEEAKERYEIYEKMAGS, encoded by the coding sequence TTATTGAGATGCAAGCTGAAGCTGGTGCTGCAGGTGCTGTTCACGGCTGCCTTTCTGCTGGTGCAATGACTACAACATTTACAGCATCTCAGGGTCTTATGCTAATGCTTCCAAATATGCATAAGATTGCTGGTGAGATGCTGCCAACTGTATTTCATGTTTCTGCTCGCTCTCTTGCCTGCCAATCCTTATCAATTTTTGGTGACCATTCTGATGTGATGTCTGCAAGAAATACCGGGTTTGCTCTTGTAGCTGCTGGTTCTATTCAGGAGACAATGGACCTGGCTGTTGTTTCTCATCTTGCAACATTAAAATCTAAAGTACCATTCCTTAATTTCTTTGATGGTTTCAGAACTTCCAATGAGATTCAAAAAGTAGAGATGATACCCTATGAGACAATGGCAGAACTGCTGGAAATGCAATATGTAAAAGATTTTCGCGAACGGGCAATGAATCCGGAAAAACCAATGATGAAAGTTGGTGCACAGAATCCTGATGTTTACTTTCAGGGTCGAGAGACTGTAAATAAGTTTTATGCAGTCACCCCTGAAATAGTTCAAGAATATATGGATAAGTTTGCAAAAAAGATAGGTCGCCAGTACAAGCTGTTTGATTATATTGGGGCTCCTGATGCAGAAAAAATTATTATTGCTATGGGTTCCGGAACAGAAACGATTGAAGAGACCGTAAACTATCTTACTCAGCAAGGAGAAAAAGTTGGTGCTGTCAAAGTTCGTCTGTATCGTCCATTTTCTGCAAAAGCACTTATCTCTGCTATTCCAAAGACTGTAAAGAAGATTGCAGTTCTTGATAGAACAAAAGAGCCTGGCTCTCTTGGTGAACCACTTTATCTTGATGTTGCTGTTGCTCTATCCGGAAAAGATATTAAAATTATTGGTGGACGATATGGCCTTTCTTCAAAGGAATTTACTTCAACTATGGTAAAGGGGGTTTATGACCATCTTGATGGCAAGTGCACTCATAATTTTACTGTTGGCATAGAGGATGATGTAACTGGCACATCGGTTTCTATTGGCGAAGAAATTGATGCAGAACCTAAAGGCGTAATTCGTTGTAAATTCTGGGGATATGGTTCTGATGGAACAGTTGGCGCGAACAAAAACTCTATTAAAATTATTGGTGATAATACTGATATGTATGCACAAGGTTATTTTCAGTATGATTCTAAAAAATCTGGTGGCGTAACTATTTCTCATCTTAGATTTGGAAAAGAGAAAATTCAATCTCAATATTTGCTAAACAATGTAGATTTCGTGGCATTGCATAAATCTTCTTATATTGGTCGTTATGATATTTTAGGAGGTATAACTGAAAGCGGCACATTCCTGCTTAATTCAAATTGGAAGGCTGATGAAGTATTTGAAAACTTAACAGAAGATATGCAGAAAGTAATTATTGAGAAAAAAGTCAAAGTCTATAACATAGACGCATTGAAGATTGCCCAAGAAGTTGGACTCGGTGCACGAATTAACACAGTAATGCAGGCAGCATTCTTCAAAATTTCTGGGGTGTTGCCAGAAGATGAGGCGTTGAAACTTATCAAAGATGCCATAGAAAAAACATTCCTAAAAAAAGGTGAAGAGATTGTAAAGATGAATTGGGCAGCTGTTGACAGAGCTTCAGATGCTCTGGAAGAAGTTCCAGTTCCTTCTAACTTAATTGGAATAAAATCAGCACCAATTCCGAAACTTATTCCTGATGACGCAGATGAGTTTGCGAAAAATGTTATTGACCCGGTTATGCACTTTAAGGGCGATACAATTCCAGTTTCTAAAATGCCTTATGATGGTCAAGTTCCAACAGGAACTACGCGATTAGAAAAACGAGGAGTAGCTCCATTTGTTCCAAAATGGAACCCAGAAAAATGTATACAATGCAATCAATGCTCATTAGTATGCACGCATGCAGCTATCCGTCCAAAACAGATAGACCCGAAAGATTTAGAAAACGCACCTGAGACATTCATTACTGTAAAATCAAAAACAAGAAATGATAGAAATCTTCAATACAGATTGCAAGTATATGTGGAGGATTGTGTTAGTTGTGATAGTTGTGTAGAGGTCTGTCCGGTTAAAGGAGCTATAGAAATGGTTCCAATAGAAGAAGCCCGCACAGCAGGTGAGACTGAAAACGCTGTGTTCTTTGATAATCTTCCTGATAATGTCCTTGATGGTGTAAAGCGAGAGTCAGTAAAAGGCAGTCAATTTCTTATGCCATATTTTGAGTTCAGCGGTGCTTGCGGTGGATGTGGTGAGACTCCGTATGTTAAATTAGCTACCCAGCTTTTCGGCAATAGAATGATAATCGCTAATGCAACTGGATGCTCATCAATTTATGGTGGAACCTTCCCGACAATGCCATACTGCAAAGATAAACAAGGGAAAGGACCTACATGGGCAAATTCCCTGTTTGAAGATAATGCCGAATATGGATTTGGTATGAGATTGGCTGTTAATGCAAATAGGAAACAACTGCTTAATAATATTGATGAACTTCTTGAGCTGGGAACCACATCTGAATTAACACAAGCTCTTAAAAAAAGCAAAGAACTCTGGAATTCTGTAGATGAGGAAGCTAAAGAAGCCGCAAAATCCGTGAAGAAAGCCTTACCAGAAGCACTCGCTAAAGCATCAGAAAGTACTAAGCCAATTATTGAAAAGATAATTGAATTGCAGGATTATATCGTTGAAAAAAGTGTCTGGTCTATTGGTGGGGACGGATGGGCGTATGATATTGGCTATGGTGGACTTGACCATGTGCTTGCGTGTAATAAAAATGTAAATGTTCTGGTCTTAGACACAGAGGTTTATTCCAATACTGGTGGACAGGCATCTAAAGCAACTCCAACTGGCTCAGTAGCGAAGTTTGCAGCAGCGGGAAAGAGAACCAAGAAGAAAGACCTCGGCATGATGGCAATGACTTATGGCTATGTTTATGTAGCTGGCGTGGCAATGGGTGCAAGTCCAAATCAATGTCTAAAAGCATTCTTAGAAGCTGAAGCTTATCCTGGACCTTCTTTGATTATCGCTTACTCACCTTGCATTGCACATGGAATAGATATGGGAAAAACCCAGGCAGAAGAGAAATTGGCCGTTGATAGTGGTTATTGGATTCTATACAGATATAATCCATTGCTTGCAAAAGAAGGTAAGAATCCATTGATTCTGGATTCAAAGAAGCCGAAATTAGAATATCAAGCATTTCTTGATAATGAAATTCGCTATCGCACTTTGACTCAACAGTTTCCTGAAATAGCAAAGAAACTTTTCAAACAAGCTGCAGAAGAGGCTAAAGAAAGATATGAGATTTATGAAAAGATGGCTGGTAGTTAA
- a CDS encoding M42 family metallopeptidase, translated as MNKQSMQFLETLMKTPSPSGYEDKVRKIWFAEMKNFSDKIKIDVHGNAIASVNPDKPPKIMLAGHMDELGFQVKYIDDKGFIYFDRLGGFDIGIIPGRKVRIHTKNGDVLGVTGKKAIHLFEKEDREKVPKPHQLYIDIGAKDKDEVKKLIEIGDPITYDPNFEEMRNDIYTSRAFDDKIGAFIVAEVMKNVFKRRNELKASLFSVATVQEEVGLRGARTSAYGIHPDIGIAIDVCHATDTPDVEMKKAGEVKLGEGASITRGPNINPKVFSMLIDIAKKKKISYQIESNSRPTGTDANVIQVTREGVATGLVSIPCRYMHTYTEVVSIKDVESAINILTEFCFSIDRNIDFTP; from the coding sequence ATGAATAAGCAATCTATGCAATTTCTTGAAACCCTGATGAAAACACCATCTCCATCAGGTTATGAAGATAAGGTGCGTAAAATTTGGTTTGCTGAAATGAAAAACTTTTCAGATAAAATCAAAATTGATGTGCATGGAAATGCCATTGCATCAGTAAATCCTGATAAACCCCCTAAAATAATGCTTGCCGGTCATATGGATGAACTCGGCTTTCAGGTTAAGTATATTGATGACAAAGGTTTTATCTATTTTGATAGGTTAGGCGGATTTGATATTGGGATTATTCCGGGCAGAAAAGTCAGAATTCATACAAAAAATGGTGATGTGCTTGGTGTTACTGGTAAAAAAGCAATTCACCTTTTTGAAAAAGAAGATAGAGAGAAAGTTCCAAAACCGCATCAGCTTTACATTGATATTGGAGCAAAGGATAAGGATGAGGTCAAAAAACTCATTGAGATTGGCGACCCAATAACTTATGACCCGAATTTTGAAGAGATGCGAAATGATATTTATACCTCTCGTGCTTTTGACGATAAAATAGGTGCATTTATCGTGGCTGAAGTGATGAAAAATGTATTCAAAAGAAGAAATGAACTTAAAGCCTCATTATTTAGTGTTGCCACTGTCCAGGAAGAGGTAGGATTACGCGGAGCAAGAACCTCTGCATATGGAATACATCCGGATATTGGAATTGCTATTGATGTTTGTCATGCCACTGATACGCCTGATGTTGAAATGAAAAAAGCTGGTGAAGTTAAACTTGGTGAAGGTGCTTCTATTACAAGAGGACCAAACATAAATCCAAAAGTATTTTCCATGCTTATTGATATTGCAAAGAAGAAAAAAATCTCATATCAGATTGAATCCAATTCTCGTCCAACAGGAACAGATGCAAATGTAATTCAGGTTACAAGAGAAGGAGTTGCGACAGGTCTCGTATCTATCCCTTGCAGATATATGCATACTTACACAGAAGTTGTATCAATTAAAGATGTTGAAAGTGCAATAAATATACTTACAGAATTTTGCTTTTCTATAGATAGAAATATTGATTTTACGCCATAG
- a CDS encoding DUF2283 domain-containing protein, with protein sequence MKLTYFPETDSLYIDLSIKSSVKSEEISEGIVLDYDTEDNLVGIDIDNASRKLDLSELITIKMPIVSQRISA encoded by the coding sequence ATGAAACTAACATATTTTCCTGAAACAGATTCACTTTATATTGATTTATCTATTAAGAGTAGCGTAAAAAGTGAAGAGATTTCAGAAGGTATAGTTCTGGATTATGATACAGAAGATAATCTTGTAGGTATTGATATAGATAATGCCAGTAGGAAATTAGATTTATCGGAATTAATAACGATAAAAATGCCCATAGTTTCCCAAAGAATTTCTGCCTAA